Proteins from one Desulfonema limicola genomic window:
- a CDS encoding two-component regulator propeller domain-containing protein yields the protein MKIVFKIILTIVLLSIFSVPSMSAGTSSISLKHLVHFEYLTIEDGLSQSSVYSILQDKRGIMWFGTWDGLNKYDGYRFVIYKYDPQDPHSISNNSIWSIYEDSRGILWIGTENGLNRFDREKERFIRYQHDPENPAGLAGKKVKTIAEDKNAMLWIGTEEGGLSRFNPETGRFKNYQHHPGNSQGLSCNDVRSICIDSQGIIWAGTWGGGLNRFDPDSGEFTLYKHNPGNPGSLSNDFIRKVYEDQNNVLWIGTQDGGLNSFDRKTEKFTSCMPDPANPLSLSDKDVLSIYETRAKELWIGTYGGGLNKFDRENQHFIHYKKSPDIKSGLNNNNIWSIYEDASGILWAGTAEGGINIKYPNLKAFKHFYNNPDDPVSLSGDDVWSFYEDSKGVLWVGVWDFGLNCFNRETQTFTQYMPDPLSPHALTGNDIVHILEDHNKTMWIGTAEGGLSRFDPKTGEFQYYLHDPGNPDSLAHNNAFTIYEDKKRRLWIGSYYGKSLSLFDRETQTFKNYKHNPENPASMPDSPVWSLFEDSKGRLWLASDGSGLCCFDPENEKFTSYTHDPANPETISSNTAAVIHEDLSGRLWIGTWGGGLNKFDRKTGVFTAYKEKDGLPNNSVVGILEDDNGNLWLSTFRGLSKFDPDREIFKNYTPEDGIQSYEFNTGAAFKTRSGLMLFGGTGGFNLFYPGEIQDNPYIPPVILTDFLIFNQPVSIGDNSVLKNSISESREIVLSHKDSVFTFEFAALNYIYPEKNLYKYKLENCEDKWNEVDSTRRFATYTHLDPGTYVFKVLGSNNDHIWNEKGLSVKVIILPPWWETWIFRISAAAFFIFLVFIGHQWRIYSIKKRNILLEKQVADRTTELQESEEQFRRMFETHRAVMLLINPENGIIVMANQSARNYYGFTKKDFETLTIYQLNELPEKEVFAEMRKALLNQRNSFEFIHRMAGGELRDVEIHSSPVLFKEKIMLFSIIHDITERRHTEEALAESETRYRNLLENLPIGIYKRKLDGDYLYVNKRFVQDFNCSSVNEFLEKYGTAASRWAYPEKYREFKKLLIQNNKVNDYEVESLLDDGTSSWISLYCTFDPETRIIDGLALNITDRKLAEQRLKEAKDHFEIIFNISPDAVLITRMDSAAVINVNEGFTTATGFSREEIIGKKTLDIDIWENPRDRTNMMSELEKKGFCINYEAVFKHKNGSRIVGTVSSRLFWSQGQPHIISVTRDITLSKQAERALRESEAKYRMVTENIEDVIWTVDENYKFTYISPSIKRLRGLSVEEAMKESIPETMTPESWTRVLEIQEKIKKLESRGIMTDVSRFEIEQYCKDGSTVWVEILTRPLLDNTGEKIGFTGVSRNITDRRIVEMELKKAKEAAESATIAKSEFLANMSHEIRTPMNAVINMTRLLLDTPLNEKQQDYAKTAYMSSEVLLSLINDILDFSKIEAGKLELEISNFDLKDILESVIKILAPQAETKGLKLTHHIDQDVHTCLMGDPMRVRQILLNFVNNAVKFTKKGSINIQVCSEKKTETNTTLKFVVTDTGIGISQAHQDMLFKPFSQADSSMSRKYGGTGLGLVISRQLAELMQGQAGVESEQGRGSRFWFTAVFGNARNSTGRICKSEDNDLFFQQLTCSGFSTASSSSQTCRILLAEDNIANQMVASAILQKYGLSADIANNGREAVEALKKTPYDLVLMDMQMPEIDGVEAARIIRSPESGTINPEIPIVAMTANATTEAREKCFDAGMNDYIAKPVNPDQLLAVIKKFISLPGEPKTGKTPETPCIAPVSEIFNYQELMNRMGGVNQSVLINFIKQLPENISREIEKLDSALNEKDAAGIRFHAHSIKGMCANASANKISEIAQKIEIMGTQGRIDIDDLLKELKDEYETLILFISDMFPDIFVSKDEAETDQKEEILTKEIKAKLPELICGLENEMLLECNKIKEMFSISDINSFASGLTHIAEKYQVKILTDYSLKFSQAAGYYDFDKITELLSGFPELIDKIRQMSREY from the coding sequence ATGAAAATTGTATTTAAAATAATTCTAACAATTGTTTTACTGAGCATTTTTTCAGTACCATCTATGTCTGCCGGTACTTCTTCAATCAGTTTAAAACATCTTGTTCATTTTGAGTATTTGACAATTGAAGACGGTCTTTCTCAAAGCTCGGTTTATTCCATTTTACAGGATAAAAGGGGCATAATGTGGTTTGGAACCTGGGACGGCTTAAATAAATATGATGGATACCGGTTTGTCATATATAAATACGATCCCCAGGATCCCCACAGTATCAGCAATAATTCAATATGGTCTATTTATGAAGACAGCCGGGGCATATTGTGGATTGGTACGGAAAACGGACTTAACCGGTTTGACAGGGAAAAAGAAAGATTTATCCGTTACCAGCATGACCCTGAAAACCCTGCCGGTCTTGCCGGGAAAAAGGTTAAAACAATTGCTGAAGATAAAAATGCAATGCTCTGGATTGGTACAGAGGAAGGCGGATTAAGCAGGTTTAACCCTGAAACCGGGCGGTTTAAGAATTATCAGCACCATCCTGGAAATTCCCAGGGTTTAAGCTGCAATGATGTAAGATCAATCTGCATTGATTCACAAGGCATAATCTGGGCAGGTACCTGGGGCGGGGGATTGAACCGTTTTGATCCTGATTCAGGAGAATTTACCCTGTATAAGCACAATCCTGGAAATCCAGGGAGTTTGAGCAATGATTTTATAAGAAAGGTTTATGAGGATCAAAACAATGTTTTATGGATAGGAACCCAGGACGGGGGGCTGAACAGCTTTGACAGGAAAACAGAAAAATTTACCTCCTGTATGCCTGATCCAGCCAATCCTTTAAGCCTGAGCGACAAGGATGTATTATCCATTTATGAAACCCGTGCAAAAGAATTATGGATAGGTACTTACGGCGGCGGCTTAAATAAATTTGACAGGGAAAACCAGCATTTTATTCATTATAAAAAATCCCCTGACATTAAATCAGGCCTGAATAATAATAATATCTGGTCAATTTATGAAGATGCCTCCGGGATTCTCTGGGCTGGTACAGCAGAAGGCGGGATAAATATAAAATATCCAAACCTCAAAGCTTTTAAGCACTTTTATAATAATCCTGATGACCCGGTCAGTTTAAGCGGTGATGATGTATGGTCATTTTATGAAGACAGCAAAGGGGTTTTATGGGTCGGGGTATGGGATTTTGGACTCAACTGTTTTAACAGGGAAACCCAGACCTTTACACAATATATGCCGGATCCTTTATCCCCTCATGCTTTAACTGGAAACGATATTGTTCATATTTTAGAAGATCATAACAAAACAATGTGGATTGGTACTGCTGAAGGAGGGTTGAGCAGGTTTGACCCAAAGACAGGAGAATTTCAATATTATCTGCATGATCCAGGTAATCCTGACAGTCTTGCCCATAACAATGCTTTTACAATTTATGAAGACAAAAAACGCAGGCTGTGGATTGGTTCTTATTATGGCAAAAGCTTGAGCCTTTTTGACAGGGAAACCCAAACCTTTAAAAATTATAAACACAATCCTGAAAATCCAGCCAGTATGCCTGACAGTCCTGTATGGTCTTTATTTGAAGATTCAAAGGGACGTTTATGGCTGGCATCAGACGGATCCGGTCTCTGCTGTTTTGACCCTGAAAATGAAAAATTTACATCTTATACCCATGATCCTGCAAACCCTGAAACCATAAGCAGCAATACAGCAGCAGTGATTCATGAAGATTTATCAGGCAGGTTATGGATAGGAACCTGGGGCGGCGGATTAAACAAATTTGACAGGAAAACAGGCGTTTTTACTGCATATAAAGAAAAAGACGGACTGCCTAATAATTCCGTAGTCGGGATCCTGGAAGATGATAATGGTAATTTATGGTTAAGCACATTCCGCGGGCTTTCTAAATTTGATCCTGACAGGGAAATCTTTAAAAATTATACACCTGAAGATGGAATACAAAGCTATGAATTTAATACCGGTGCTGCTTTTAAAACCCGCAGCGGCCTGATGCTTTTTGGAGGAACCGGTGGTTTTAACCTGTTTTATCCTGGAGAAATCCAGGATAATCCATATATTCCCCCTGTTATTTTGACAGATTTTCTTATTTTCAATCAACCTGTATCCATTGGAGACAATTCTGTACTTAAAAACTCTATAAGCGAATCCCGGGAGATTGTTCTTTCCCATAAGGATTCTGTTTTTACCTTTGAGTTTGCAGCCTTAAACTATATTTATCCTGAAAAAAACCTTTATAAATATAAACTTGAAAATTGTGAGGACAAATGGAACGAAGTTGACAGTACCCGCCGTTTTGCTACTTACACTCACTTAGACCCTGGCACATATGTATTTAAAGTTCTTGGATCAAACAATGACCATATCTGGAATGAAAAAGGCTTATCTGTAAAAGTCATTATCCTGCCGCCCTGGTGGGAAACATGGATATTTAGAATATCTGCAGCCGCATTTTTTATTTTCCTGGTTTTCATTGGTCATCAATGGCGGATATATTCAATAAAAAAACGCAATATCCTTCTTGAAAAACAGGTGGCAGACCGCACAACAGAGTTACAGGAAAGCGAGGAACAGTTTCGCAGGATGTTTGAAACCCACAGGGCAGTCATGCTCCTGATTAATCCTGAAAACGGCATTATTGTCATGGCAAATCAATCTGCCCGTAATTATTACGGGTTTACAAAAAAAGACTTTGAAACACTGACCATTTATCAGCTTAACGAGCTGCCTGAAAAAGAGGTTTTTGCAGAAATGAGAAAAGCCCTTTTAAACCAGCGTAATTCTTTTGAGTTTATTCACCGCATGGCAGGCGGAGAACTCAGGGATGTGGAGATTCACTCTTCACCGGTTTTATTTAAAGAAAAAATAATGCTCTTTTCAATTATCCATGACATTACCGAGAGAAGGCATACTGAAGAAGCGCTTGCAGAAAGTGAAACCAGGTACCGCAATCTTTTAGAAAACCTGCCTATAGGAATATATAAAAGAAAACTGGATGGAGATTATCTTTATGTAAATAAAAGATTTGTACAGGATTTTAACTGCAGCTCTGTTAATGAATTTCTTGAAAAATACGGCACTGCTGCCAGCCGCTGGGCATATCCTGAAAAGTACAGGGAATTTAAAAAACTGCTTATTCAAAACAACAAGGTGAATGACTATGAGGTTGAATCTTTGCTTGATGACGGGACAAGTTCATGGATATCCCTTTATTGTACCTTTGATCCTGAAACCAGGATTATTGACGGTCTGGCATTAAATATTACAGACCGCAAACTGGCAGAGCAGCGCCTTAAAGAAGCTAAAGATCATTTTGAAATTATTTTTAATATCAGCCCTGATGCTGTTCTTATTACCCGGATGGACAGTGCAGCAGTTATAAATGTAAATGAAGGTTTTACAACTGCCACCGGTTTTTCCCGTGAAGAGATTATAGGCAAAAAAACATTGGATATTGATATATGGGAAAACCCCCGGGACCGGACAAATATGATGTCTGAACTTGAGAAAAAAGGTTTCTGCATAAATTATGAGGCTGTGTTCAAGCATAAGAACGGTTCCAGGATTGTGGGGACTGTTTCATCCAGGCTTTTCTGGTCCCAGGGACAGCCTCATATTATCAGTGTAACACGGGATATTACTCTCAGTAAGCAGGCAGAAAGAGCGCTCAGGGAGAGTGAAGCAAAATACCGGATGGTTACGGAAAATATCGAAGATGTTATCTGGACAGTAGATGAAAATTACAAATTCACCTATATCAGCCCTTCAATAAAACGACTGAGAGGTTTAAGCGTTGAAGAAGCCATGAAAGAATCCATCCCTGAAACCATGACACCTGAATCATGGACCAGGGTTTTGGAAATCCAGGAAAAAATAAAAAAGCTGGAATCACGGGGAATCATGACTGATGTCAGCCGGTTTGAGATTGAACAATACTGCAAAGACGGTTCAACGGTCTGGGTTGAGATTTTAACCCGTCCCCTTTTAGATAATACCGGTGAAAAAATTGGATTCACAGGTGTTTCCCGGAATATTACAGACCGCAGGATTGTTGAAATGGAATTGAAAAAAGCAAAAGAAGCTGCTGAATCAGCGACCATTGCCAAGTCGGAATTTCTTGCCAACATGAGCCACGAAATCCGTACCCCGATGAATGCTGTTATTAATATGACACGGCTCCTCCTGGATACGCCTTTAAATGAGAAGCAGCAGGATTATGCAAAAACCGCTTATATGTCGTCAGAGGTACTCCTGTCCCTTATTAACGATATCCTGGATTTTTCCAAAATCGAAGCAGGGAAGCTCGAACTTGAAATCTCGAACTTTGATCTAAAAGATATTTTAGAATCTGTAATAAAAATCTTAGCTCCCCAGGCTGAAACAAAAGGACTCAAACTGACACATCATATTGACCAGGATGTGCATACCTGCCTTATGGGTGATCCCATGAGGGTGCGCCAGATTCTCCTGAACTTTGTAAATAATGCAGTAAAATTTACAAAAAAAGGCAGCATAAACATCCAGGTATGTTCTGAAAAAAAGACAGAAACAAATACCACACTTAAATTTGTTGTAACAGACACAGGCATTGGAATCTCCCAGGCACATCAAGACATGCTGTTCAAACCTTTTTCACAGGCTGACTCATCAATGAGCCGTAAATACGGGGGAACAGGGCTGGGGCTTGTAATTTCAAGACAGCTTGCAGAACTTATGCAGGGGCAGGCAGGGGTTGAAAGCGAGCAGGGCAGGGGATCAAGATTCTGGTTTACAGCAGTTTTCGGCAATGCCCGGAACTCCACAGGCAGAATATGCAAATCTGAAGATAATGATCTGTTTTTCCAGCAATTAACTTGTTCTGGCTTTAGTACTGCTTCATCCTCCAGTCAAACCTGCCGCATTCTTTTGGCAGAAGACAATATTGCCAATCAAATGGTCGCTTCGGCAATACTTCAAAAATACGGGCTTTCAGCAGATATTGCAAACAACGGCCGTGAGGCAGTGGAAGCACTGAAAAAAACACCCTATGATCTTGTGCTGATGGATATGCAGATGCCTGAAATAGACGGTGTTGAAGCAGCGCGCATTATCCGCAGTCCAGAATCAGGGACAATAAACCCGGAGATTCCCATTGTGGCAATGACGGCAAACGCTACAACAGAAGCCCGTGAAAAATGTTTTGATGCGGGCATGAATGATTATATTGCAAAACCTGTTAATCCAGATCAGCTGCTGGCTGTTATCAAAAAATTTATCTCTTTACCCGGGGAACCAAAAACAGGAAAAACGCCAGAAACACCCTGTATAGCGCCAGTATCTGAAATATTTAATTACCAGGAACTTATGAACCGGATGGGCGGGGTGAACCAGTCAGTTTTAATAAATTTTATAAAACAGCTTCCTGAAAATATATCCAGGGAGATTGAAAAATTAGATTCAGCCCTGAATGAAAAAGATGCAGCAGGCATAAGGTTTCACGCTCATTCAATCAAAGGAATGTGTGCCAATGCCTCAGCAAATAAAATATCGGAAATTGCACAAAAGATTGAAATTATGGGAACACAGGGCAGGATAGATATTGATGATCTTTTAAAAGAATTAAAAGATGAATATGAAACCCTTATTTTATTTATCTCAGACATGTTTCCTGATATTTTTGTTTCCAAAGATGAGGCAGAGACTGACCAAAAAGAGGAAATTCTTACAAAGGAAATAAAAGCAAAACTGCCGGAACTGATCTGCGGTCTTGAAAATGAAATGCTTCTTGAATGCAATAAAATCAAAGAAATGTTTTCTATAAGCGATATAAATTCATTTGCATCAGGATTAACGCATATTGCAGAAAAATACCAGGTAAAAATACTCACTGATTACAGCCTGAAATTTTCTCAAGCAGCCGGTTATTATGATTTTGATAAAATAACAGAGCTTCTTTCAGGATTTCCAGAGCTTATTGATAAAATAAGACAGATGAGCAGGGAGTACTGA